From the genome of Bombus huntii isolate Logan2020A chromosome 14, iyBomHunt1.1, whole genome shotgun sequence, one region includes:
- the LOC126873317 gene encoding abscission/NoCut checkpoint regulator: protein MSCNICQTKFSFFTREVACPGCGFSCCSKCLKYKCNIPDKGVKKVCGRCFNKYNFTSTSSFNNNIEMNGHEEPMAPVDITKKLDLLENPVKPPIVMYKHTNHWDRFKTGLEPADQEIVERLRKLKEEDKTTALSVDEIKRRLALLKDEDPDVRQHRINMQQVDTRTDQQKTDDLIQEYLNQLELSSGSDSVSEIQARLRSLQGISEKPIEHSANDDNDDEKHVTKKLIGKALAEAELEKKYEKDLEEDELEEMELEEAKHTDDEDEKPSCVMCEQTKDLQRCLGCHGDLYCPVCFEDNHDDLELKMHKREPATRRNQF from the exons ATGTCTTGTAATATTTGTCAAACGAAATTTTCCTTCTTCACAAGAGAA GTTGCTTGCCCCGGCTGTGGTTTTTCATGTTGCAGTAAGTGCCtcaaatataaatgtaatattccAGATAAAGGGGTGAAAAAGGTCTGTGGACGTTgctttaataaatataattttacaagtACCTCAagctttaataataatatcgaaatGAATGGCCACGAAGAACCAATGGCTCCAGTGGACATTACaaaaaa ACTGGACTTGTTGGAGAACCCTGTGAAGCCTCCTATTGTAATGTACAAACATACAAATCATTGGGATAGATTTAAAACTGGGTTAGAACCAGCTGATCAAGAGATagttgaaagattaagaaaatTGAAGGAGGAAGACAAAACTACAGCTTTAAGTGTAGATGAGATAAAACGGAGATTAGCATTGCTAAAGGATGAAGACCCAGATGTTAGGCAGCACAGAATAAAT ATGCAGCAAGTAGATACCAGAACAGACCAACAGAAAACAGACGATTTAATACAGGAATATTTGAATCAATTGGAACTATCCTCGGGCAGCGATTCGGTTAGCGAAATTCAAGCAAGGCTAAGATCACTACAAGGCATTAGTGAAAAACCTATAGAA CATTCAGCTAATGATGACAATGATGATGAGAAACACGTAACAAAGAAATTAATTGGGAAAGCTTTGGCAGAAGCAGAATTGGAGAAAAAATATGAGAAAGACTTAGAAGAGGATGAATTGGAAGAAATGGAACTCGAG GAGGCAAAACATACTGATGACGAAGATGAAAAACCTAGCTGCGTAATGTGTGAACAAACTAAAGATTTACAGCGGTGTTTAGGTTGTCACGGCGATCTATATTGTCCTGTATGCTTTGAAGATAATCACGATGATTTGGAGTTGAAAATGCACAAAAGAGAACCAGCAACAAGACGCAATCAATTTTAA